A region of Leclercia adecarboxylata DNA encodes the following proteins:
- a CDS encoding glycoside hydrolase family 1 protein, with the protein MEKSLPFPQGFLWGGAIAANQAEGAWNVDGKGPSVADAITWKPNLSVKDYSGHMALTDENIRDAFEGKSDARYPKRRGIDFYHHYKDDIALFAEMGYKVLRVSIAWSRIFPTGEDSAPNEAGLQFYEDMFRELRRHNIEPLVTLSHYEMPLALSEKYNGWVHRNVVDAFVRFSNVCFDRYKELVRYWLTFNEIDSIHRHPFTTAGIREEKSAPGKAQQDIYQGLHHQFVASALVTRDCHAKIPGSQVGCMLTKLTTYPHSCRPEDVEATLKKNLENYFYADVQVFGEYPPLILRDLARRDIQIQMQADDRRILKDHTVDFVSFSYYMSMTESTQPDVERIPGNTVLGVKNPYLPASEWGWQIDPVGLKISLLELYDRYQKPLFIVENGLGAKDVVENGEIHDSYRIDYFRAHFEQTLAAINEGVDVMGFTTWGCIDIISAGTSQMSKRYGFIYVDQDDEGNGTLKRLKKDSFWWYKKVIASNGADMS; encoded by the coding sequence ATGGAAAAATCCCTCCCGTTTCCGCAAGGTTTTTTATGGGGCGGCGCGATAGCCGCCAATCAGGCCGAAGGGGCATGGAATGTGGATGGCAAAGGGCCGTCCGTCGCTGACGCCATCACCTGGAAGCCCAACCTGTCCGTGAAGGATTACAGTGGCCATATGGCGCTGACGGACGAGAATATCCGCGACGCGTTTGAAGGTAAAAGCGACGCGCGCTATCCCAAACGCCGCGGCATCGATTTTTATCACCACTATAAGGATGATATCGCCCTGTTTGCCGAGATGGGCTATAAGGTGCTGCGCGTGTCCATCGCCTGGTCACGTATCTTCCCCACCGGCGAAGACAGCGCGCCCAATGAGGCGGGACTGCAGTTTTATGAAGACATGTTCCGCGAATTGCGTCGCCATAATATTGAGCCGCTGGTGACGCTTTCTCACTACGAGATGCCGCTGGCCCTGAGCGAAAAATATAACGGTTGGGTGCACCGCAACGTGGTGGATGCTTTCGTGCGCTTCAGCAACGTCTGTTTTGACCGCTACAAAGAGCTGGTGCGCTACTGGCTGACGTTCAATGAGATCGACAGTATCCACCGCCACCCGTTTACCACCGCGGGCATCCGCGAAGAGAAAAGCGCCCCCGGCAAAGCGCAGCAGGATATCTACCAGGGGCTGCATCACCAGTTTGTCGCCTCTGCGCTGGTGACACGCGACTGCCATGCCAAAATCCCGGGTAGCCAGGTCGGGTGCATGCTGACCAAGCTCACGACCTATCCCCACAGTTGTCGTCCCGAAGATGTGGAAGCGACGCTGAAAAAGAATCTGGAGAACTACTTCTACGCCGACGTTCAGGTATTTGGCGAATATCCGCCGTTGATCCTGCGCGATCTTGCGCGTCGGGATATCCAGATCCAGATGCAGGCCGACGATCGGCGTATTTTAAAGGATCATACCGTCGACTTCGTCTCCTTTAGTTACTACATGTCGATGACCGAATCGACCCAGCCGGACGTTGAGCGCATCCCGGGCAATACCGTTCTCGGGGTGAAAAACCCCTACCTGCCCGCGTCCGAATGGGGTTGGCAGATCGATCCTGTCGGGCTGAAAATCTCCCTGCTGGAGCTATACGACCGTTACCAGAAGCCGCTGTTTATCGTTGAGAACGGTCTGGGCGCGAAGGATGTGGTCGAAAACGGCGAGATCCACGACAGCTACCGTATCGACTATTTCCGCGCCCACTTCGAGCAAACTTTGGCAGCTATTAATGAAGGGGTGGATGTGATGGGATTCACCACCTGGGGATGCATCGACATTATCAGTGCGGGCACCTCGCAGATGTCCAAGCGCTACGGTTTTATCTATGTCGATCAGGATGATGAAGGCAACGGCACGCTAAAACGCCTGAAAAAAGACTCCTTCTGGTGGTACAAAAAAGTGATCGCCAGCAATGGCGCAGACATGAGCTAA
- a CDS encoding Hcp family type VI secretion system effector — protein MAIQVYLWLTDYAGNQIKGSVDIRGREGSIEIVEFMHSVDLPIDNLTGKITGKRIHGDFALIKEIDSSSPYLYKGVSTGSKFKQAELKFYHINHNGQEEEYFRITMMDVRVNGIEPLMFDIKNATFERHNHLEAFYLAYEKITWHYLDGNIIHSDSWDAKQEARV, from the coding sequence ATGGCTATTCAAGTCTATCTTTGGTTAACAGATTACGCAGGCAATCAGATTAAAGGTTCCGTTGATATACGAGGAAGAGAAGGAAGCATTGAAATTGTAGAGTTTATGCATTCTGTCGATCTTCCCATAGACAACCTTACCGGTAAAATTACTGGCAAACGAATTCATGGTGATTTTGCTTTAATTAAAGAAATAGATAGTTCTTCACCTTACCTTTATAAAGGCGTATCTACCGGTAGTAAATTCAAGCAAGCAGAACTTAAATTTTATCATATAAACCATAATGGTCAGGAAGAAGAGTACTTCCGGATAACGATGATGGATGTCAGAGTGAATGGAATAGAGCCATTAATGTTCGACATCAAAAACGCCACCTTTGAAAGACATAATCATCTTGAAGCTTTTTATTTGGCTTATGAAAAAATCACATGGCATTACCTGGATGGAAATATTATTCATTCAGATAGCTGGGATGCCAAGCAGGAGGCCAGAGTATGA
- a CDS encoding dienelactone hydrolase family protein has translation MTGKTGFAPAADLQTSTVVTTAGDAISAGETSIPTQGDNMPAYHARPKEAEGPLPIVIVIQEIFGVHEHIRDLCRRLALEGYLAVAPELYFRQGDPNEYSDIPTLFSNLVSKVPDAQVLADLDHVANWAARNGGDPHRLLATGFCWGGRINWLYAAHNPQLKAAVAWYGKLVGEKTLNSPKHPVDIATDLNAPVLGLYGAEDTGIPLDTVETMRHALRAANATAEIVVYPGAGHAFNADYRPSYHEESAKDGWQRMLAWFRQYGGKKS, from the coding sequence ATGACTGGAAAAACTGGATTTGCACCTGCTGCTGACCTACAAACGTCAACCGTAGTCACCACCGCCGGCGATGCGATTTCCGCCGGAGAGACCTCCATTCCGACTCAGGGCGACAATATGCCCGCTTATCATGCCCGGCCAAAAGAGGCGGAAGGGCCGCTGCCGATCGTCATTGTGATTCAGGAAATTTTCGGCGTGCATGAACATATTCGCGACCTCTGCCGTCGTCTGGCGCTGGAAGGGTATCTGGCGGTCGCACCGGAGCTCTATTTCCGCCAGGGCGATCCGAACGAGTACAGCGACATCCCCACCCTGTTCAGCAACCTGGTGAGCAAAGTGCCGGACGCACAGGTGCTGGCGGATCTCGATCACGTCGCCAACTGGGCAGCGCGCAATGGCGGCGATCCCCATCGCCTGCTGGCGACCGGCTTCTGCTGGGGCGGGCGCATCAATTGGCTGTATGCCGCGCACAACCCGCAGCTGAAAGCGGCCGTGGCGTGGTATGGCAAGCTGGTCGGCGAGAAGACCCTGAATTCACCGAAGCATCCGGTTGATATTGCCACCGATTTAAACGCCCCCGTGCTTGGGCTCTATGGTGCCGAAGACACCGGCATTCCGCTGGATACCGTCGAGACGATGCGTCATGCCCTGCGGGCGGCAAACGCAACGGCGGAGATTGTGGTCTATCCGGGCGCGGGACACGCGTTTAATGCCGATTATCGTCCGAGCTATCACGAAGAGTCAGCGAAAGATGGCTGGCAGCGAATGCTGGCGTGGTTCCGCCAGTACGGCGGTAAAAAAAGTTAA
- the ubiJ gene encoding ubiquinone biosynthesis protein UbiJ, protein MPFKPLITAGVENVLNTFLYRSPALKTARQRLNGKVLRVVVKEFSTPLVLVFSERQLDVLGEWEGEADCSVITHMSTLPKLRDRQQLTALIRSGELEVEGDIQVVQNFVALADLAEFDPAELLAPWTGDIAAEGIGKVLRGGASFLKKGFQRQQRYAAEVLTEEWRMAPGPLEAAWFAEETAAVERSVDALTKRLEKLEGK, encoded by the coding sequence ATGCCGTTTAAACCCTTGATCACAGCGGGCGTTGAGAACGTACTCAATACTTTTCTGTATCGCTCACCTGCGCTGAAAACGGCGCGTCAGCGGCTGAACGGCAAGGTGCTGCGGGTGGTGGTAAAAGAGTTTTCGACCCCTCTGGTGCTGGTTTTCAGCGAGCGCCAACTCGACGTGCTGGGCGAGTGGGAAGGCGAGGCGGACTGCTCCGTTATCACCCATATGAGCACGCTGCCTAAACTGCGCGATCGCCAGCAGCTCACTGCTCTGATCCGCAGCGGTGAGCTGGAGGTCGAAGGCGACATTCAGGTGGTGCAGAACTTCGTTGCGCTGGCCGATCTGGCGGAATTCGATCCGGCCGAGCTGCTGGCCCCCTGGACGGGCGATATTGCCGCAGAGGGGATCGGTAAAGTGCTGCGCGGCGGCGCCTCTTTTCTGAAGAAAGGTTTTCAGCGTCAGCAGCGCTATGCTGCGGAAGTGCTTACCGAAGAGTGGCGCATGGCGCCCGGGCCGCTGGAAGCGGCATGGTTTGCAGAAGAAACCGCCGCGGTTGAGCGTTCGGTTGACGCACTGACAAAACGGCTTGAAAAGCTGGAGGGCAAATGA
- the rmuC gene encoding DNA recombination protein RmuC, which translates to MDISVLFYAVIALVSVGVGWLFASYQHAQQKADQLAEREEMVADLSALRQNIAQSGHWRDECELLNNELRNLRDINTSLEADLREVTTRLESTQLHAEDKIRQMINSEQRLSEQFENLANRIFEQSNRRVDEQNRQSLNGLLTPLREQLDGFRRQVQDSFGQEARERHTLAHEIRNLQQLNAQMAQEAINLTKALKGDNKTQGNWGEVVLTRVLEASGLREGHEYQTQVSIETENRARMQPDVIVRLPQEKDVVIDAKMTLVAYERYFNAEDDYTREAALQEHIASVRNHIRLLGRKDYQQLPGLRSLDYVLMFIPVEPAFLLALDRQPELISEALKNNIMLVSPTTLLVALRTIANLWRYEHQSRNAQQIADRASRLYDKMRLFVDDMSSVGQSLDRAQENYRQAMKKLASGRGNLLAQAESFRSLGVEVKREINPELVEQATAQDEEYRLRSDGAVQKTNNTLADAHAPADPLERYSRGG; encoded by the coding sequence GTGGATATCTCTGTCCTTTTTTATGCCGTTATTGCGCTGGTTAGCGTCGGCGTGGGCTGGCTGTTCGCCAGCTACCAGCATGCGCAGCAAAAAGCCGATCAGCTGGCCGAACGTGAAGAGATGGTGGCCGATCTCAGCGCATTGCGACAGAACATTGCCCAAAGCGGGCACTGGCGCGACGAGTGCGAGCTGCTCAATAACGAACTGCGCAATCTGCGGGATATCAACACCTCGCTGGAAGCCGACCTGCGCGAAGTCACCACCCGCCTGGAATCGACCCAGCTGCATGCGGAAGACAAAATCCGCCAGATGATCAACAGCGAACAGCGCCTGAGCGAGCAGTTCGAAAACCTGGCGAACCGCATCTTTGAGCAGAGCAATCGCCGTGTCGATGAACAAAACCGCCAGAGCCTGAACGGCCTGCTGACGCCTCTGCGTGAACAGCTGGACGGTTTTCGTCGCCAGGTGCAGGACAGCTTTGGCCAGGAGGCGCGGGAGCGGCACACTCTGGCCCATGAGATCCGCAATCTCCAGCAGCTGAATGCCCAGATGGCGCAGGAGGCAATCAACCTCACCAAAGCGCTGAAAGGCGACAATAAAACCCAGGGCAACTGGGGGGAAGTGGTGCTGACTCGCGTGCTGGAAGCCTCCGGTCTGCGTGAAGGGCATGAATACCAGACCCAGGTCAGCATTGAAACGGAGAATCGCGCGCGAATGCAGCCCGACGTCATCGTCCGTCTGCCGCAGGAAAAAGACGTGGTCATCGACGCCAAAATGACGCTGGTGGCCTATGAGCGCTACTTCAACGCCGAGGACGACTACACCCGCGAGGCGGCGCTGCAGGAGCATATTGCCTCGGTGCGTAACCATATCCGTCTGCTGGGACGCAAAGATTATCAGCAGCTTCCCGGACTGCGTTCGCTGGACTACGTGCTGATGTTTATCCCGGTTGAGCCGGCCTTCTTACTGGCGCTGGACCGTCAGCCGGAGCTGATCTCCGAGGCGCTGAAAAACAACATTATGCTGGTGAGCCCGACCACGCTGCTGGTGGCGCTGCGCACCATCGCCAACCTCTGGCGCTACGAGCACCAGAGCCGCAATGCCCAGCAGATTGCCGATCGCGCCAGCCGCCTGTACGACAAAATGCGCCTGTTCGTCGATGATATGTCTTCGGTCGGACAGAGCCTGGATCGCGCCCAGGAGAACTATCGCCAGGCGATGAAAAAGCTGGCGTCCGGGCGCGGAAACCTGCTGGCACAGGCCGAATCCTTCCGCAGCCTTGGCGTGGAAGTTAAACGCGAGATTAATCCGGAATTGGTCGAACAGGCCACCGCGCAGGATGAAGAGTACCGGCTGCGCAGTGACGGGGCTGTTCAAAAGACAAACAACACCTTAGCGGATGCTCACGCACCGGCAGACCCCCTGGAGCGTTATTCCCGGGGAGGTTGA
- a CDS encoding beta-glucoside-specific PTS transporter subunit IIABC: MNHLQTALEIIAQVGGAENIEHIEHCSTRLRLSLYDNNKVNETALAKVDGVLGVRVNVQCQVIIGHDVVQVFEAVRSLVGSPQSAGQHAAAKTSRGAQIVDFVISVFQPLVPAIAGGGVLKSLLLLLDVMGWLSRDSSTYKVLDNIGSAPLYFLPILVAITTAMKLKVNVLVAVSAVSVMVLPAMTKQLADGTAFMSFDLRNVAYASQVFPAILCVLFYAQTEKLFNRYSPGALRIFLSPMLSLLVTVPVTLLILGPLGYELGAGLATVILWLYGKLGFVATGLLAAALPFMVAAGMHKPMLPYAVASMSQFGREMLYLPASLAHNIAESGACLAIALKSKDKVLKSTAFSAGISALFGITEPALYGVTLLNKKALYSVILGSIVGGAFIGWMAIEAFALVGPGLASISMFVSPDNAMNIVWAFAGAGLSFAVAFISALLLWRDKAPEKSDALSFTRPVEGQIIPLEKVNDDVFSRKIMGDGIAIIPSQGVLRAPADGTIVNVFESGHALSLLTDAGVELIFHIGIDTIRLQGEGFSPRVVEGQHVKSGDTLIEFSLDTITAAGLDPVVMMVVTNGERFSLTPGNTDDKNPDPHIIMTLKESV; encoded by the coding sequence ATGAACCACTTGCAAACAGCGCTGGAAATCATCGCCCAGGTCGGCGGTGCTGAGAATATCGAACATATCGAACACTGCTCTACCCGCTTGCGGCTGAGCCTGTATGACAATAACAAGGTCAATGAGACGGCACTGGCAAAGGTCGACGGCGTCCTGGGCGTGCGGGTGAACGTGCAGTGTCAGGTGATTATCGGTCATGACGTGGTGCAGGTTTTTGAAGCGGTGCGCTCGCTGGTGGGGTCGCCTCAGTCCGCAGGCCAACACGCGGCGGCTAAAACCTCGCGTGGCGCGCAGATTGTCGATTTCGTCATCAGCGTTTTTCAGCCGCTGGTGCCTGCCATTGCCGGTGGCGGCGTGCTGAAGTCGCTACTGCTGTTGCTGGACGTCATGGGCTGGCTCAGCCGCGACAGTTCAACCTACAAGGTGCTGGATAACATCGGCTCTGCGCCACTCTACTTCCTGCCCATTCTGGTGGCGATCACCACGGCGATGAAGCTGAAGGTGAACGTGCTGGTTGCCGTCTCGGCGGTCTCCGTCATGGTGCTGCCGGCAATGACCAAACAGCTGGCAGACGGCACGGCGTTCATGTCGTTTGATCTGCGCAACGTGGCCTATGCATCGCAGGTCTTCCCCGCCATTCTGTGCGTACTCTTTTACGCCCAGACGGAGAAGCTATTTAACCGCTATTCCCCCGGCGCGCTGCGCATTTTCCTCTCGCCGATGCTCTCTCTTCTGGTGACGGTCCCGGTCACGCTGCTGATCCTGGGGCCGCTGGGTTATGAGTTAGGTGCTGGTCTGGCAACGGTGATTTTGTGGCTGTACGGCAAACTTGGCTTTGTGGCAACCGGGCTGCTGGCCGCCGCCCTGCCCTTTATGGTCGCCGCCGGGATGCACAAGCCGATGCTGCCGTACGCCGTGGCCTCCATGAGCCAGTTCGGGCGCGAGATGCTCTATCTGCCGGCCTCTCTGGCGCACAACATTGCCGAGTCCGGGGCCTGTCTGGCGATTGCGCTCAAAAGCAAAGATAAGGTGCTGAAATCCACCGCCTTCTCCGCCGGGATCTCCGCGCTGTTCGGCATTACCGAACCGGCACTCTATGGCGTCACTTTGCTGAATAAAAAAGCGCTCTACAGCGTGATCCTCGGCAGCATCGTGGGCGGGGCATTTATCGGCTGGATGGCGATTGAGGCCTTTGCGCTCGTCGGCCCTGGGCTTGCCAGCATCTCGATGTTTGTCTCGCCGGATAACGCCATGAATATCGTCTGGGCCTTCGCCGGGGCAGGGTTATCTTTTGCCGTGGCGTTTATCAGCGCTCTGCTGCTCTGGCGCGATAAAGCGCCTGAAAAAAGCGACGCGCTGAGTTTCACCCGTCCGGTCGAGGGGCAAATCATCCCGCTTGAGAAGGTTAACGATGACGTTTTCTCCCGCAAGATCATGGGCGATGGGATCGCCATTATCCCTTCTCAGGGGGTGCTGCGTGCCCCGGCGGATGGAACCATCGTGAACGTATTTGAAAGCGGCCATGCGCTGAGCCTGCTCACCGATGCGGGCGTCGAGCTGATTTTCCACATTGGTATCGACACCATCAGACTGCAGGGCGAAGGCTTTTCCCCACGGGTGGTGGAAGGCCAGCACGTGAAGAGCGGCGACACGCTCATTGAATTTTCTCTTGATACCATCACGGCCGCCGGGCTCGATCCGGTGGTGATGATGGTGGTCACTAACGGCGAACGCTTTTCGCTGACACCAGGTAATACCGACGATAAGAATCCAGACCCGCATATCATCATGACGCTTAAGGAGTCCGTGTAA
- a CDS encoding PRD domain-containing protein — protein sequence MITIKKSLNNSMLLVDNDQREMILFGKGIGFGAKPGTNIDLTQVEKVFLPLSDLKSRHFLSLTDTIPAAFFDISHDILTLARSLCGDKLNSVLLFTLAEHLHFAVERSRSGQTILNKLSWEVKRYYPQEYSVGLQARAQVNEKFDVALPEDEAVNIAFHLINASSQDDDSTAHQQVELVNRIADIVRYKLGKAVDTRSVNYMRFITHLRYFAERVLAGKIALSETEDFYQELMRHRPDAMTVAWAIRDYVQDKYQLTLPKDELTWLSIHISRLMDGQA from the coding sequence GTGATAACGATAAAAAAGTCGCTTAATAACAGTATGCTGCTGGTCGACAACGACCAGCGGGAGATGATTTTGTTCGGCAAGGGGATCGGCTTTGGAGCGAAACCCGGTACCAATATCGACCTGACGCAGGTGGAGAAAGTGTTCCTGCCGCTGAGCGATCTTAAATCCCGCCATTTTTTATCCCTGACGGACACTATTCCTGCGGCCTTCTTCGACATTAGCCATGACATTCTTACCCTCGCGCGCAGCCTGTGCGGGGATAAGCTCAATTCCGTCTTGCTGTTTACCCTGGCGGAGCATCTGCATTTTGCGGTTGAGCGCAGCCGGAGCGGGCAGACGATCCTGAATAAGCTGAGCTGGGAAGTGAAGCGCTACTATCCGCAGGAGTACAGCGTGGGGTTGCAGGCGCGCGCGCAGGTCAATGAGAAGTTTGACGTTGCGTTACCTGAAGACGAGGCGGTAAACATCGCCTTTCATCTGATCAACGCCAGCAGCCAGGACGACGACAGCACCGCTCATCAGCAGGTTGAACTGGTCAACCGCATCGCCGATATCGTGCGCTATAAACTGGGCAAAGCCGTCGATACCCGGTCGGTTAACTACATGCGCTTTATCACCCATCTGCGTTACTTTGCGGAGCGGGTACTGGCCGGGAAAATCGCCCTCAGCGAGACCGAAGATTTTTATCAGGAGCTGATGCGCCACCGCCCGGACGCGATGACCGTGGCATGGGCGATCCGCGATTACGTGCAGGATAAATATCAGCTCACCCTGCCGAAAGATGAGCTGACGTGGTTAAGCATTCATATCAGCCGCCTGATGGACGGGCAGGCGTAA
- the udp gene encoding uridine phosphorylase has product MSKSDVFHLGLTKNDLQGATLAIVPGDPERVEKIAALMDKPVKLASHREFTTWRAELDGKPVIVCSTGIGGPSTSIAVEELAQLGIRTFLRIGTTGAIQPHINVGDVLVTTASVRLDGASLHFAPMEFPAVADFECTTALVEAAKSVGATTHVGVTASSDTFYPGQERYDTFSGRVVSRFKGSMEEWQSMGVMNYEMESATLLTMCASQGLRAGMVAGVIVNRTQQEIPNAETMKQTESHAVKIVVEAARRLL; this is encoded by the coding sequence ATGTCTAAGTCTGATGTTTTTCATCTCGGCCTCACTAAAAACGATTTACAAGGGGCTACGCTCGCTATCGTCCCTGGCGATCCAGAGCGTGTGGAAAAGATCGCCGCGCTGATGGATAAGCCGGTTAAGCTGGCATCTCATCGTGAATTCACCACCTGGCGCGCAGAGCTGGACGGAAAACCGGTGATCGTCTGTTCAACCGGTATCGGCGGTCCGTCTACCTCTATCGCCGTTGAAGAGCTGGCGCAGCTGGGCATCCGTACTTTCCTGCGTATCGGTACCACCGGCGCAATCCAGCCGCATATCAATGTTGGCGACGTGCTGGTCACCACGGCGTCCGTTCGTCTGGATGGCGCAAGCCTGCACTTTGCGCCGATGGAGTTCCCGGCAGTGGCCGATTTCGAGTGCACCACCGCGCTGGTGGAAGCGGCGAAATCCGTTGGCGCAACCACCCACGTGGGCGTAACCGCCTCGTCTGACACCTTCTACCCGGGCCAGGAGCGCTACGACACCTTCTCCGGTCGCGTGGTTAGCCGCTTCAAAGGCTCGATGGAAGAGTGGCAGTCCATGGGCGTGATGAACTATGAAATGGAATCCGCCACGCTGCTGACCATGTGCGCAAGCCAGGGTCTGCGTGCCGGTATGGTTGCAGGTGTCATTGTTAACCGGACTCAGCAAGAGATCCCGAACGCCGAGACCATGAAGCAGACCGAAAGCCACGCGGTGAAAATCGTGGTGGAAGCGGCCCGCCGCCTGCTGTAA
- a CDS encoding tlde1 domain-containing protein, which translates to MTWVYKVSSHSFYLDGTYQFDGQYAGRPGFKNNSEYECVKNKGPLPRGTYTIGAAFYHPKTKAWTMRLTPYDGNDMCGRDSFMIHGESSLHPGEASDGCIILNISGRKIIAASSDKILVVED; encoded by the coding sequence ATGACCTGGGTTTATAAAGTTAGTTCACATTCTTTTTATCTGGATGGCACCTATCAATTTGATGGCCAGTATGCGGGTAGGCCTGGCTTTAAGAATAATTCTGAATATGAGTGTGTAAAAAATAAAGGCCCGTTGCCAAGAGGAACCTATACCATTGGGGCTGCCTTCTATCACCCTAAAACTAAAGCATGGACAATGAGGCTAACACCTTATGACGGGAATGACATGTGCGGCAGGGATAGTTTCATGATACATGGAGAAAGTTCATTGCATCCGGGGGAAGCATCCGATGGTTGTATCATTCTGAATATTTCTGGTCGTAAAATTATCGCTGCAAGCAGTGATAAAATATTAGTCGTGGAGGATTAA
- the ubiE gene encoding bifunctional demethylmenaquinone methyltransferase/2-methoxy-6-polyprenyl-1,4-benzoquinol methylase UbiE produces the protein MVEDSQDTTHFGFQTVAKAQKADMVAHVFHSVAAKYDVMNDLMSFGIHRLWKRFTIDCSGVRREQTVLDLAGGTGDLTAKFSRLVGETGRVVLADINDSMLKMGREKLRNIGVVGNVEYVQANAEALPFPDNTFDCITISFGLRNVTDKEKALRSMYRVLKPGGRLLVLEFSKPIIEPLSKAYDAYSFHILPRIGEVVANDADSYRYLAESIRMHPNQDTLKAMMQDAGFDNVNYFNMTAGVVALHRGYKF, from the coding sequence ATGGTTGAAGATTCACAAGACACAACGCACTTTGGCTTTCAGACTGTCGCTAAAGCGCAGAAAGCTGACATGGTGGCCCACGTATTCCATTCCGTGGCGGCGAAGTACGATGTAATGAATGACCTGATGTCATTTGGCATTCATCGCTTGTGGAAGCGCTTCACTATTGACTGTAGCGGCGTACGTCGTGAGCAAACCGTGCTGGATCTGGCGGGCGGTACCGGCGACCTGACGGCGAAATTCTCGCGTCTGGTGGGTGAAACCGGCCGCGTTGTGCTGGCTGACATCAACGACTCCATGCTGAAAATGGGTCGTGAAAAACTGCGCAATATCGGCGTGGTCGGCAACGTTGAATATGTCCAGGCTAACGCCGAGGCGCTGCCTTTCCCGGATAACACCTTTGACTGCATCACCATCTCGTTCGGTCTGCGTAACGTCACCGATAAAGAGAAAGCGCTGCGTTCCATGTACCGTGTCCTGAAACCGGGTGGACGTCTGCTGGTGCTGGAGTTCTCCAAACCGATTATTGAGCCGCTGAGCAAAGCGTACGACGCCTATTCGTTCCACATTCTGCCGCGCATTGGCGAAGTGGTGGCTAACGACGCCGACAGCTATCGCTACCTGGCCGAATCTATCCGTATGCACCCCAACCAGGACACCCTGAAAGCCATGATGCAGGACGCAGGCTTCGACAATGTTAATTACTTCAACATGACGGCGGGCGTTGTGGCGCTGCATCGCGGTTACAAGTTCTGA
- a CDS encoding Shiga toxin A subunit, translating to MLNKILLCMIIIIPLFSQAQSNRCAIVGATMETTLFNALSRDLQIDTSTIHRNKTVVDIIDISPVSRLYAATLARFDYESAMTQGKANIPQSAYLDSYYENNTQSLTAKYSYINKEMKKDVFIASSLINKDECSVRFNGYIVLSREF from the coding sequence ATGCTTAATAAAATACTCTTGTGTATGATAATCATTATTCCTCTGTTCTCACAAGCGCAAAGTAATAGATGTGCTATTGTCGGAGCGACAATGGAAACAACTTTATTCAATGCGCTATCTCGTGATTTACAGATTGACACTTCGACTATTCATCGAAACAAAACAGTCGTTGATATTATCGATATTTCTCCCGTATCCAGGCTGTATGCTGCAACACTTGCCAGATTTGATTATGAAAGTGCTATGACACAGGGTAAAGCGAATATACCTCAGAGTGCTTATCTTGATAGCTATTACGAAAACAACACCCAATCACTTACAGCAAAATATTCATACATTAATAAAGAAATGAAGAAAGATGTCTTTATTGCTTCCAGCCTTATAAATAAAGACGAATGTTCTGTCAGGTTTAATGGTTATATTGTGCTATCAAGAGAATTTTAA